A region from the Pithys albifrons albifrons isolate INPA30051 chromosome Z, PitAlb_v1, whole genome shotgun sequence genome encodes:
- the CER1 gene encoding cerberus: protein MSVLLLQLLVFSCLGATELQGNSKQRKGRKLFQPFFYLDKNLESQSFPELIGENPVDVGENLGVPSFFVAIPQTASESEKKEEKKMSRFILPNVERHADQDLRTWAAPREISPVENISPPHYSSKRESESPYRKDAKKFWDHFMLKKNSASEEVVLPIKTNEMHQENCRTLPFDQGVTHNNCEKVTVQNNLCFGKCSSFHVPGLQDHLYNFCSHCLPSKFSMKRLHLNCAGSVPVVKEIMIVEECKCETQKIKDPAVGSLLSNLHANVHEHN, encoded by the exons ATGTCAGTGCTTCTCCTTCAGCTGTTAGTGTTCTCATGTCTTGGAGCCACAGAGCTACAGGGAAAttcaaagcaaaggaaaggcagaaagctGTTTCAGCCCTTTTTCTATCTGGACAAAAATCTGGAAAGCCAGAGTTTTCCTGAGCTGATAGGCGAGAATCCAGTAGATGTTGGGGAAAACCTCGGAGTACCAAGCTTTTTTGTAGCAATTCCACAGACAGCATCTGAAAGcgagaagaaagaagagaaaaaaatgtccaGATTTATCCTTCCCAATGTAGAACGCCATGCAGACCAAGACCTGAGAACCTGGGCAGCACCTAGAGAGATCTCTCCTGTGGAAAACATCTCTCCACCTCATTATTCCAGCAAGAGGGAGTCTGAATCTCCCTACAGAAAAGATGCCAAGAAATTTTGGGACCATTTCATGTTGAAGAAAAATTCAGCATCTGAAGAGGTTGTCCTGCCAATCAAGACCAATGAAATGCATCAAGAAAACTGCAGAACCCTGCCTTTTGACCAG GGTGTTACTCATAACAACTGTGAGAAGGTGACAGTACAGAATAATCTGTGTTTTGGAAAGTGTAGTTCCTTTCATGTTCCTGGTCTACAAGATCACCTTTATAACTTTTGTTCTCATTGCTTGCCCAGCAAGTTCTCCATGAAGCGCCTGCATCTCAACTGCGCTGGTTCTGTCCCAGTTGTGAAAGAAATCATGATTGTAGAAGAGTGTAAATGTGAGACTCAGAAGATTAAAGATCCTGCAGTGGGATCTCTACTGTCAAATTTGCATGCAAATGTACATGAGCACAATTAA